In the Diprion similis isolate iyDipSimi1 chromosome 2, iyDipSimi1.1, whole genome shotgun sequence genome, one interval contains:
- the LOC124416655 gene encoding angiogenic factor with G patch and FHA domains 1 isoform X1, which yields MEFCERNDSDDVTSIPDEDYQDVLKDLPQVLDFIRKLQNHIRWQRKKINKLRNKLNSCKKGKLQSAETLLVDCATQTELRNADHNSVTSQDWNLSKLENGENIVEQVTKAAESALQQTGFVYEETSGLYYDYNTGYYYDAEQGLYYDGNSGTYYCYDETSKTYKFHSQTQVTSSEASVQKEKIEKKEKRKARKANKDTAKKRKILASGLESDDDEYEEGECSASDNSLSTQDVASEISSSDESENEVEQELAKTYPPCIRIIVKETSLPKLKPGSLFLVAYTGGSMGREGDHSVLIQDINISKQHARFQYDEVNKRYEIIDLGSRNGTILNGKRLSVAKQESEPFEIVHGSIIQVGCTKLLCHIHNGHETCGHCEPGLVQQNVNIEGSTARKQNQHKSELRRLKYKFGVEKNNVKTSSQLAAGYQDRAQARRVLVGSLNHHAKTQQSSVDVSIASDNKGFKLLSKMGWTEGQSLGKDGDGRIEPVPIVSNHKKAGLGASDAGMVPTLDSDPNTEKKQAMWKKTQQRYQEIPD from the exons ATGGAATTTTGTGAAAGGAACGACAGTGACGATGTGACATCGATACCAGATGAAGATTATCAAGATGTTTTGAAGGATCTTCCGCAAGTATTAGATTTCATACGAAAACTACAAAACCACATCAGATGGCagaggaagaaaataaataaactgcgAAACAAACTGAACAGTTGC aagaaaggaaaattgCAATCTGCCGAAACGCTACTCGTCGACTGTGCAACTCAGACGGAATTAAGGAATGCTGATCATAATTCGGTTACCAGTCAAGACTGGAACTTGAGCAAGttagaaaatggagaaaatatcGTCGAGCAGGTCACGAAAGCGGCAGAATCTGCTCTACAGCAGACTGGATTTGTTTACGAAGAAACGTCCGGACTCTACTACGATTATAATACCGGCTATTATTACGATGCG GAACAAGGACTTTATTACGACGGAAACTCAGGGACCTATTACTGCTACGATGAAACGAGCAAAACTTACAAGTTTCACAGTCAAACTCAAGTCACGTCAAGCGAAGCATCGGtacagaaagagaaaattgagaaaaaggagaagCGAAAAGCCAGGAAGGCAAATAAG GATACGGCGAAAAAGCGAAAAATCCTTGCAAGTGGGCTCGAGTCAGATGACGATGAATACGAAGAGGGTGAATGCTCAGCCAGTGATAACAGCCTTAGCACGCAGGATGTTGCTTCTGAAATATCCTCTAGTGACGAGAGCGAAAACGAAGTTGAACAAG AATTGGCCAAAACCTATCCACCTTGCATTAGGATTATCGTAAAAGAAACCAGTTTACCAAAATTGAAACCTGGTTCCTTATTTCTTGTCGCTTATACCGGTGGCTCAATGGGCAGGGAAGGCGATCACTCTGTACTAATACAAGACATCAACATAAGCAAG CAACATGCAAGATTCCAGTACGACGAAGTAAATAAACGTTACGAAATCATTGATCTGGGTTCAAGAAATGGGACCATATTAAACGGCAAACGATTGTCGGTAGCAAAGCAGGAATCCGAGCCGTTCGAGATTGTGCACGGTTCTATAATTCAGGTCGGATGTACGAAGTTACTTTGTCACATTCACAACGGGCACGAAACCTGTGGTCACTGCGAACCAGGACTTGTCCAGCAAAATGTCAACATCGAAGGAAGTACAgcaagaaaacaaaaccaGCACAAATCTGAACTGAGAAGGTTGAAGTATAAATTTGGTGTTGAGAAAAACAACGTCAAAACATCGAGTCAACTCGCCGCTGGGTACCAAGATCGTGCTCAAGCAAGACGAGTACTCGTAGGATCACTGAATCACCATGCAAAGACTCAGCAGAGCTCCGTCGACGT aTCGATAGCAAGCGACAACAAGGGCTTCAAGCTTCTCTCGAAAATGGGATGGACGGAGGGTCAATCGCTGGGAAAAGACGGTGATGGCAGAATCGAACCT
- the LOC124416655 gene encoding angiogenic factor with G patch and FHA domains 1 isoform X3: MEFCERNDSDDVTSIPDEDYQDVLKDLPQVLDFIRKLQNHIRWQRKKINKLRNKLNSCKKGKLQSAETLLVDCATQTELRNADHNSVTSQDWNLSKLENGENIVEQVTKAAESALQQTGFVYEETSGLYYDYNTGYYYDAEQGLYYDGNSGTYYCYDETSKTYKFHSQTQVTSSEASVQKEKIEKKEKRKARKANKDTAKKRKILASGLESDDDEYEEGECSASDNSLSTQDVASEISSSDESENEVEQELAKTYPPCIRIIVKETSLPKLKPGSLFLVAYTGGSMGREGDHSVLIQDINISKQHARFQYDEVNKRYEIIDLGSRNGTILNGKRLSVAKQESEPFEIVHGSIIQVGCTKLLCHIHNGHETCGHCEPGLVQQNVNIEGSTARKQNQHKSELRRLKYKFGVEKNNVKTSSQLAAGYQDRAQARRVLVGSLNHHAKTQQSSVDVSIASDNKGFKLLSKMGWTEGQSLGKDGDGRIEPCVWSRCRPTRRAS, from the exons ATGGAATTTTGTGAAAGGAACGACAGTGACGATGTGACATCGATACCAGATGAAGATTATCAAGATGTTTTGAAGGATCTTCCGCAAGTATTAGATTTCATACGAAAACTACAAAACCACATCAGATGGCagaggaagaaaataaataaactgcgAAACAAACTGAACAGTTGC aagaaaggaaaattgCAATCTGCCGAAACGCTACTCGTCGACTGTGCAACTCAGACGGAATTAAGGAATGCTGATCATAATTCGGTTACCAGTCAAGACTGGAACTTGAGCAAGttagaaaatggagaaaatatcGTCGAGCAGGTCACGAAAGCGGCAGAATCTGCTCTACAGCAGACTGGATTTGTTTACGAAGAAACGTCCGGACTCTACTACGATTATAATACCGGCTATTATTACGATGCG GAACAAGGACTTTATTACGACGGAAACTCAGGGACCTATTACTGCTACGATGAAACGAGCAAAACTTACAAGTTTCACAGTCAAACTCAAGTCACGTCAAGCGAAGCATCGGtacagaaagagaaaattgagaaaaaggagaagCGAAAAGCCAGGAAGGCAAATAAG GATACGGCGAAAAAGCGAAAAATCCTTGCAAGTGGGCTCGAGTCAGATGACGATGAATACGAAGAGGGTGAATGCTCAGCCAGTGATAACAGCCTTAGCACGCAGGATGTTGCTTCTGAAATATCCTCTAGTGACGAGAGCGAAAACGAAGTTGAACAAG AATTGGCCAAAACCTATCCACCTTGCATTAGGATTATCGTAAAAGAAACCAGTTTACCAAAATTGAAACCTGGTTCCTTATTTCTTGTCGCTTATACCGGTGGCTCAATGGGCAGGGAAGGCGATCACTCTGTACTAATACAAGACATCAACATAAGCAAG CAACATGCAAGATTCCAGTACGACGAAGTAAATAAACGTTACGAAATCATTGATCTGGGTTCAAGAAATGGGACCATATTAAACGGCAAACGATTGTCGGTAGCAAAGCAGGAATCCGAGCCGTTCGAGATTGTGCACGGTTCTATAATTCAGGTCGGATGTACGAAGTTACTTTGTCACATTCACAACGGGCACGAAACCTGTGGTCACTGCGAACCAGGACTTGTCCAGCAAAATGTCAACATCGAAGGAAGTACAgcaagaaaacaaaaccaGCACAAATCTGAACTGAGAAGGTTGAAGTATAAATTTGGTGTTGAGAAAAACAACGTCAAAACATCGAGTCAACTCGCCGCTGGGTACCAAGATCGTGCTCAAGCAAGACGAGTACTCGTAGGATCACTGAATCACCATGCAAAGACTCAGCAGAGCTCCGTCGACGT aTCGATAGCAAGCGACAACAAGGGCTTCAAGCTTCTCTCGAAAATGGGATGGACGGAGGGTCAATCGCTGGGAAAAGACGGTGATGGCAGAATCGAACCT
- the LOC124416658 gene encoding glucose dehydrogenase [FAD, quinone]-like, whose amino-acid sequence MEDTVSFPGTCNGDLLGPTLATICNVTSYYFFISLVETFVRRKQTIAQTCERIIPINTLDAEYDFIVVGGGASGSVIAARLSENPSWKVLLMEAGLDEPAGAAVPGFVYDISQSSLEWGYRSQNESFACLGSNGSCSISAAKVLGGGMVHNSMIYLRGSPSIFDEWAAMGNEGWSWKEVLPFFKKSENNGNIDLVGRKYHGTDGPLFVEKFPTQPPFANVILEAAKEAGFGVSDDLNHLDSTGFAIVQTTSHRGARRSSAGAYLRPNRHRKNLHITLNTTCTRVITENRKTVGVEYYKNGKFYTVRVTKEVIISTGAIQSPHILLHSGIGPEEDLIPMGIKVVENLPGVGRNFHDHIVYPISFTINEPDVYENNWAALAEYISFQTGPLSNTGLGQVVGTLKSGVTTPELPDIHIVGNGFYAACAPGGIGELKGEGKREFTLWSGYEYPKCRGRITLASPDPLEFPLMWVNYLCQPDDVAGLVRAIEYSLELVNTPAMKAYNTTLAETPREACSKHAFASREYWECAVHYGSTGEFHVSGSCKMGPSSDPLAVVDPRLRVHGIQGLRVADSSIMPQVSTANTGSVCVMIGERAAHMIKEDWNYTDEM is encoded by the exons ATGGAGGACACCGTCAGCTTTCCGGGAACCTGCAATGGGGACCTTCTGGGGCCGACCCTGGCCACTATATGTAATGTTACTTCGTACTATTTCTTCATATCACTTGTGGAGACATTcgtaagaagaaaacaaacaatcgCTCAAACCTGCGAACGCATTATACCTATCAATACCCTAGATGCCGAGTATGACTTTATCGTAGTGGGGG GTGGAGCATCCGGATCCGTTATCGCTGCACGACTGAGTGAGAATCCGTCTTGGAAAGTTCTGCTTATGGAGGCAGGCCTGGACGAACCAGCAGGTGCAGCCGTTCCTGGTTTTGTTTATGATATATCCC aATCATCTCTCGAGTGGGGATACCGATCGCAGAACGAGAGTTTCGCCTGTCTCGGTTCAAATGGTAGCTGTTCGATATCTGCAGCCAAAGTTCTCGGTGGAGGAATGGTGCACAATTCAATGATATACCTACGCGGCAGCCCTTCGATATTCGATGAATGGGCTGCGATGGGCAACGAGGGATGGTCGTGGAAAGAAGTATTACCATTTTTTAAGAAGTCCGAAAACAACGGCAATATCGATCTTGTTGGTCGAAAGTATCACGGCACGGATGGGCCGctttttgtcgaaaaatttccgacCCAACCACCTTTTGCAAACGTGATACTCGAAGCGGCCAAGGAGGCGGGTTTCGGCGTCAGTGACGACCTCAACCACTTGGATAGTACCGGCTTCGCTATAGTCCAAACAACGAGTCATCGGGGTGCGAGACGCAGCAGCGCTGGGGCATATCTGCGGCCAAACAGACACCGCAAGAACCTCCACATAACTCTGAACACCACCTGCACGAGAGTCATAACCGAGAATCGAAAGACCGTTGGCGTCGAATATTACAAG AACGGCAAGTTCTACACGGTACGCGTTACCAAAGAAGTCATCATCTCTACAGGTGCCATTCAGTCTCCCCATATTCTACTCCACTCTGGAATTGGGCCTGAAGAAGATTTGATCCCCATGGGaatcaaagtggtcgaaaatTTACCCGGCGTCGGCAGGAATTTCCATGATCATATCGTATATCCGATTTCGTTTACCATAAACGAGCCCGATGTCTACGAGAACAACTGGGCTGCTCTTGCCGAGTATATCAGCTTTCAGACCGGACCCCTGTCTAACACTGGACTCGGTCAGGTCGTGGGCACCCTAAAATCTGGAGTAACGACGCCTGAACTTCCGGACATTCATATAGTCGGAAATGGTTTTTATGCCGCTTGCGCACCCGGTGGAATCGGCGAACTTAAAGGCGAGGGAAAACGCGAATTCACGTTATGGAGCGGTTACGAGTATCCGAAATGCAGAG GAAGAATCACTCTGGCTTCACCGGATCCTTTGGAATTTCCTCTAATGTGGGTAAACTATCTCTGCCAACCTGACGATGTTGCTGGACTTGTACGGGCCATCGAATATTCTTTGGAATTGGTCAATACACCGGCTATGAAAGCTTACAACACGACCTTGGCTGAAACACCTCGCGAGGCCTGTTCAAAACACGCTTTTGCTAGCAGAGAATACTGGGAGTGCGCAGTTCATTACGGTTCTACCGGGGAATTCCACGTTTCAGGCTCCTGCAAAATGGGTCCATCGTCGGATCCACTTGCAGTTGTTGACCCTCGGCTTCGAGTCCACGGCATACAAGGACTACGCGTTGCTGACTCTTCTATTATGCCGCAG GTGAGTACTGCTAATACTGGATCAGTCTGCGTCATGATTGGTGAACGAGCTGCACACATGATCAAGGAAGACTGGAACTATACAGATGAAATGTAA
- the LOC124416312 gene encoding glucose dehydrogenase [FAD, quinone]-like, with protein MLDTFIQRKHGIAQACERVKDVQVPDPEYDFIVVGGGATGSVVAARLSENPCWKILLLESGQDEPAGASIPSFHTTIMQSSLEWGYKSQNESHACLDSNGSCSISAAKVLGGGMAHNSMIYLRGSPWIFDQWAAMGNEGWSWKEVLPFFKKAENNGNIDIVGRKYHSTDGPLFVEKFPTQPPFANVILEAAKEAGYVFTVGTGVKIIHNTINVICPYFYLTVMHQLQNMCANEQRLSQFKMIRKKLPRSAGNCIFSRIEPITAEVNNIC; from the exons ATGCTGGATACATTCATACAAAGGAAGCATGGAATTGCTCAAGCCTGCGAGCGCGTTAAGGATGTCCAAGTCCCAGATCCTGAGTACGACTTCATCGTAGTCGGCG GTGGTGCAACCGGGTCTGTCGTGGCTGCAAGACTAAGTGAGAACCCGTGctggaaaattttacttcttgAGAGTGGCCAAGACGAGCCAGCGGGTGCATCGATTCCGAGCTTTCATACCACCATAATGC AATCATCTCTCGAGTGGGGGTACAAGTCACAGAACGAGAGCCACGCCTGTCTCGATTCGAATGGTAGCTGTTCGATATCTGCAGCCAAAGTTCTCGGTGGAGGCATGGCGCACAATTCAATGATATACCTACGCGGCAGCCCTTGGATATTCGATCAATGGGCTGCGATGGGCAACGAGGGATGGTCGTGGAAGGAAGTATTACCATTTTTTAAGAAGGCCGAAAATAACGGTAACATCGATATTGTTGGTCGAAAGTACCACAGCACGGATGGGCCActttttgtcgaaaaatttccgacCCAACCACCTTTCGCAAACGTGATACTCGAAGCAGCCAAAGAGGCGGGCTATGTATTCACAGTAGGAACGGGCGtgaaaataatacataatacaATCAATGTAAT ATGtccttatttttatcttaCGGTAATGCATCAATTGCAAAACATGTGTGCGAACGAGCAAAGATTGTCGCAATTCaagatgataagaaaaaaattacccagAAGTGCTggaaattgcattttttcaagaattgaaCCAATAACAGCGGAAGTTAACAATATTTGTTAA
- the LOC124416655 gene encoding angiogenic factor with G patch and FHA domains 1 isoform X2 → MEFCERNDSDDVTSIPDEDYQDVLKDLPQVLDFIRKLQNHIRWQRKKINKLRNKLNSCKKGKLQSAETLLVDCATQTELRNADHNSVTSQDWNLSKLENGENIVEQVTKAAESALQQTGFVYEETSGLYYDYNTGYYYDAEQGLYYDGNSGTYYCYDETSKTYKFHSQTQVTSSEASVQKEKIEKKEKRKARKANKVSDEIHELITGLSKIKIERSRQHALELAKTYPPCIRIIVKETSLPKLKPGSLFLVAYTGGSMGREGDHSVLIQDINISKQHARFQYDEVNKRYEIIDLGSRNGTILNGKRLSVAKQESEPFEIVHGSIIQVGCTKLLCHIHNGHETCGHCEPGLVQQNVNIEGSTARKQNQHKSELRRLKYKFGVEKNNVKTSSQLAAGYQDRAQARRVLVGSLNHHAKTQQSSVDVSIASDNKGFKLLSKMGWTEGQSLGKDGDGRIEPVPIVSNHKKAGLGASDAGMVPTLDSDPNTEKKQAMWKKTQQRYQEIPD, encoded by the exons ATGGAATTTTGTGAAAGGAACGACAGTGACGATGTGACATCGATACCAGATGAAGATTATCAAGATGTTTTGAAGGATCTTCCGCAAGTATTAGATTTCATACGAAAACTACAAAACCACATCAGATGGCagaggaagaaaataaataaactgcgAAACAAACTGAACAGTTGC aagaaaggaaaattgCAATCTGCCGAAACGCTACTCGTCGACTGTGCAACTCAGACGGAATTAAGGAATGCTGATCATAATTCGGTTACCAGTCAAGACTGGAACTTGAGCAAGttagaaaatggagaaaatatcGTCGAGCAGGTCACGAAAGCGGCAGAATCTGCTCTACAGCAGACTGGATTTGTTTACGAAGAAACGTCCGGACTCTACTACGATTATAATACCGGCTATTATTACGATGCG GAACAAGGACTTTATTACGACGGAAACTCAGGGACCTATTACTGCTACGATGAAACGAGCAAAACTTACAAGTTTCACAGTCAAACTCAAGTCACGTCAAGCGAAGCATCGGtacagaaagagaaaattgagaaaaaggagaagCGAAAAGCCAGGAAGGCAAATAAG GTTTCGGATGAGATACATGAGTTAATAACTGGCCtttcaaagataaaaattgaaagatctAGACAGCACGCCTTAG AATTGGCCAAAACCTATCCACCTTGCATTAGGATTATCGTAAAAGAAACCAGTTTACCAAAATTGAAACCTGGTTCCTTATTTCTTGTCGCTTATACCGGTGGCTCAATGGGCAGGGAAGGCGATCACTCTGTACTAATACAAGACATCAACATAAGCAAG CAACATGCAAGATTCCAGTACGACGAAGTAAATAAACGTTACGAAATCATTGATCTGGGTTCAAGAAATGGGACCATATTAAACGGCAAACGATTGTCGGTAGCAAAGCAGGAATCCGAGCCGTTCGAGATTGTGCACGGTTCTATAATTCAGGTCGGATGTACGAAGTTACTTTGTCACATTCACAACGGGCACGAAACCTGTGGTCACTGCGAACCAGGACTTGTCCAGCAAAATGTCAACATCGAAGGAAGTACAgcaagaaaacaaaaccaGCACAAATCTGAACTGAGAAGGTTGAAGTATAAATTTGGTGTTGAGAAAAACAACGTCAAAACATCGAGTCAACTCGCCGCTGGGTACCAAGATCGTGCTCAAGCAAGACGAGTACTCGTAGGATCACTGAATCACCATGCAAAGACTCAGCAGAGCTCCGTCGACGT aTCGATAGCAAGCGACAACAAGGGCTTCAAGCTTCTCTCGAAAATGGGATGGACGGAGGGTCAATCGCTGGGAAAAGACGGTGATGGCAGAATCGAACCT
- the LOC124416659 gene encoding uncharacterized protein LOC124416659 — protein sequence MWQPPTVKLHNLMAKHGVKPKYELIFSENGPCFNKFVMRITCPISRDGMTLAAEGCYGLSKKEAKRFAAEAFIEKYLNDDDDNKFASTQENLTCVINIDPVNRHLVLQNLCSINNLGQPKYVDVPTDSVHSTVFKAECKVSYLCAVGQGKSKGAARLEAATRMIKILMEAASICEIFESTEWMTSSHSNDIVCLSDNLLQGPQSPVPICVFGKRKSSKVVKEVNSAKDASIKLGSEASINSNVRNKLLGLFKYKNKVRELERDSADPAAIAKPTTFGDKFQNQASISKEHGETCNYASVSTVGRISNSNTNRPCQTLTGLQVNTKVRRTLENIEKQLHNEIIDILEYSNLPGQRIVKMLSSEFEVFISPNANAQIYQGIDDCTDTSTRIACLAKLLLDLKEYINKK from the exons atgtggcaGCCGCCAACTGTTAAGTTGCACAATCTCATGGCTAAACATGGGGTAAAACCCAAATACGAATTGATATTCAGTGAAAATGGTCCATGTTTTAACAAATTTGTTATGCGAATCACCTGCCCAATTTCACGGGACGGTATGACCCTTGCGGCTGAGGGTTGTTATGGGCTATCCAAAAAAGAAGCCAAACGCTTTGCTGCTGAAGCTTTTATAGAAAAGTATTTGAACGATGATGACGATAACAAATTTGCAAGCACACAGGAAAATCTAACTTGTGTTATTAATATCGATCCAGTCAACAGACACCTTGTCCTACAG AACCTTTGTTCAATAAACAACTTGGGACAGCCTAAATATGTGGACGTGCCTACAGACTCTGTGCATTCGACCGTTTTTAAGGCAGAGTGCAAAGTTTCCTACCTTTGTGCTGTAGGTCAAGGAAAGAGTAAAGGCGCAGCGAGATTAGAGGCTGCTACAAGGATGATAAAAATCCTTATGGAGGCAGCATCTATTTGCGAAATCTTTGAATCGACGGAGTGGATGACATCGTCGCACAGCAACGACATAGTTTGTTTGAGCGATAATTTGCTGCAAGGACCACAGTCACCGGTTCCCATTTGTGTATTTGGTAAACGAAAGTCAAGTAAAGTAGTAAAGGAAGTGAATTCTGCCAAAGATGCATCTATCAAGTTAGGTTCTGAAGCCTCTATTAATTCAAATGTGAGGAACAAACTTCTCGGATTATtcaagtacaaaaataaagtaaGGGAACTTGAACGAGATTCTGCTGATCCAGCAGCAATCGCTAAACCGACAACCTTTGGAGATAAATTTCAGAATCAAGCTTCAATCAGTAAAGAGCATGGTGAGACTTGCAACTATGCATCTGTTTCAACCGTCGGCAGAATTAGTAATTCAAATACCAATCGACCATGCCAGACTTTAACTGGACTACAGGTAAATACAAAAGTAAGACGAACCTTGGAAAATATCGAGAAACAACTGCACAATGAGATCATAGATATTCTTGAGTATAGTAATTTGCCAGGGCAAAGAATCGTCAAGATGCTCAGTAGCGAATTCGAGGTTTTCATTAGTCCCAATGCTAATGCCCAAATATATCAGGGCATCGACGACTGTACCGATACCAGCACCAGAATCGCATGTCTGGCAAAACTTCTACTTGATTTGAAAGAGTACATCAACAAGAAGTAG
- the LOC124416311 gene encoding glucose dehydrogenase [FAD, quinone]-like: MEYNVSFAGTCNGDLLGPTIASICNVTSYYFFMTILETLVRKNQGIAQTCERIIPINTIDAEYDFIIVGGGTAGSVIAARLSENPSWKVLLMEAGPDELASASVPGFFGSISQSSLEWGYRSQNESFACLGTNSSCLISAAKMLGGGMAHNALIYLRGSPMIFDQWAAMGNEGWSWEEVLPFFKKCENNGNIDIVGRKYHGTDGPLFVERAPTLPPFANVILQAAKEAGYGVTDDLNHLDSIGFGITQTTSHRGARRSSAAAYLRPIRHRKNLHITLNTTCTRVIIENRKAVGVEYYKNGKFYTVRASKEVIISAGAVGSPHLLLLSGVGPEKDLTSVGINVVENLPGVGMNFHDHAIYPIDFTMNEPDVYDNNWDALAEYITFQTGPLSNTGLTQVIGALPSGISSPNLPDIHVIGAGYDATCAPGNVGALQSDGKRGFGFSAGYEHPKCRGKVSLVSPDPFVHPSIWVNYLCHPDDVAGLVKSIEYTLALADTPAFKAYNVTFSATPFEPCSKHAFPSKKYFECAVHYNASTEYHLAGSCKMGPSSDPLAVVNPRLRVHRIHGLRVADASIMPQVSIEMTYFDPFVDSRTK; the protein is encoded by the exons ATGGAGTACAACGTCAGCTTCGCGGGAACCTGCAATGGGGACCTTCTGGGGCCGACCATAGCCAGCATATGTAACGTCACCTCGTACTATTTCTTCATGACAATTCTAGAGAcattggtgagaaaaaatcaaggaatcgCTCAAACCTGCGAACGCATCATACCTATCAATACCATAGATGCCGAGTATGACTTTATCATAGTGGGGG GTGGAACAGCCGGGTCCGTTATCGCTGCAAGACTGAGTGAGAATCCCTCGTGGAAAGTTCTTCTTATGGAGGCAGGCCCGGATGAACTAGCAAGTGCATCCGTCCCTGGATTTTTTGGTTCTATATCCC AATCATCTCTCGAGTGGGGATACCGGTCGCAGAACGAGAGTTTCGCCTGTCTCGGTACAAATAGTAGCTGTTTGATATCTGCAGCCAAAATGCTCGGTGGAGGGATGGCGCACAATGCATTGATATACCTACGCGGGAGCCCTATGATATTCGATCAATGGGCTGCAATGGGTAACGAGGGATGGTCGTGGGAAGAAGTATTACCATTTTTTAAGAAATGCGAAAACAACGGCAATATCGATATTGTTGGTCGAAAGTATCACGGCACGGATGGGCCGCTTTTCGTCGAAAGAGCTCCGACCCTACCACCGTTTGCAAACGTAATACTCCAAGCGGCCAAGGAGGCGGGTTACGGCGTCACCGACGACCTCAACCACTTGGACAGTATCGGCTTCGGTATAACCCAAACAACGAGCCACCGCGGTGCAAGACGCAGCAGCGCTGCGGCGTATCTGCGGCCAATCAGACACCGCAAGAACCTCCACATAACTCTGAACACCACCTGTACGAGAGTCATAATCGAGAATCGAAAGGCCGTTGGCGTCGAATATTACAAG AACGGTAAATTCTACACGGTACGCGCATCCAAGGAAGTCATCATCTCCGCAGGTGCCGTTGGGTCTCCCCATCTTCTACTGCTCTCTGGAGTTGGGCCTGAAAAAGATTTGACATCCGTGGGAATCAATGTGGTCGAAAATTTACCCGGAGTCGGCATGAATTTCCATGATCATGCCATATACCCGATTGACTTTACCATGAACGAGCCTGATGTCTACGACAACAACTGGGATGCTCTTGCTGAGTATATCACTTTCCAAACTGGACCCTTGTCTAATACCGGACTCACTCAAGTGATCGGCGCCCTACCATCTGGAATCTCGTCTCCCAACCTTCCGGACATTCATGTAATCGGCGCAGGTTATGATGCCACTTGCGCTCCCGGTAATGTAGGTGCCCTTCAGAGTGATGGTAAACGCGGATTTGGGTTTTCGGCCGGTTACGAGCATCCGAAATGTAGAG GAAAAGTAAGTCTAGTTTCACCGGATCCTTTTGTGCATCCTTCAATCTGGGTGAATTATCTCTGCCATCCTGACGACGTTGCTGGGCTTGTAAAAAGCATCGAGTACACCTTGGCATTGGCTGATACACCGGCTTTTAAAGCCTACAACGTGACTTTTTCCGCAACACCTTTCGAGCCCTGCTCAAAACACGCTTTTCCGAGCAAAAAATACTTTGAGTGCGCAGTTCATTACAATGCTTCTACGGAATACCACCTTGCAGGCTCTTGCAAAATGGGTCCATCATCGGATCCACTTGCAGTTGTTAACCCTCGGCTTCGAGTCCACAGAATACATGGACTACGCGTTGCTGACGCATCTATTATGCCGCAGGTAAGTATCGAGATGACGTACTTCGATCCATTCGTCGATTCTAGGACGAAATAG
- the LOC124416313 gene encoding uncharacterized protein LOC124416313, which translates to MTQHFVCVQIIGNISFLVITPAAVFQKFVKHNHAICSKRITHVTAHRIEMNSDVKEGKRRKNKKRNKKKIDCNANNTEKCNENRYNQCAYVGPNHRCMHWNEYSESVNFYLKVSLIPSILILLWINNYVPFGESIFGKITTFTVFVHVMNSVIYTHCGIYICEWQVLRRGDKAVRCLAPGIPLHARVIILVVSCAQVVTLISYFSYPVMTWLLLNVLHLSPCYLFYNSKVIKLFYYIDFIRNI; encoded by the exons ATGACTCAGCATTTCGTATGTGTacaaattattggaaatatttcttttctcgtcaTCACACCAGCTG CcgtgttccaaaaatttgttaaacacAATCACGC tatatgCTCTAAGCGCATAACACACGTTACAGCACATAGAATCGAGATGAATTCCGATGTAAAAGAAGGGAAGAgaaggaagaataaaaagcggaataagaaaaagatagATTGCAATGCAAATAATACAGAAAAGTGCAATGAAAACAGATATAA CCAATGTGCCTACGTTGGGCCGAACCACAGATGCATGCATTGGAATGAATACTCAGAGAGTGttaatttttacctcaaaGTGTCATTAATTCcatcaatattaattttattatggaTCAACAATTATGTACCTTTCGGAGAGAGTATTTTTGGG AAAATAACAACATTCACGGTTTTCGTTCACGTGATGAACTCTGTGATTTATACTCATTGTGGAATCTATATCTGCGAATGGCAGGTTTTGAGGCGAGGTGATAAGGCAGTCAGATGTTTAGCACCTGGTATACCACT GCATGCTAGGGTCATCATATTAGTGGTATCTTGTGCTCAAGTTGTTACTctaatttcatatttctctTACCCAGTAATGACCTGGTTACTTCTAAATGTACTACATCTTTCCCCCTGTTACCTTTTTTATAATTCCAAAGTCATCAAACTTTTCTATTATATAGATTTCATTCGCAATATCTAG